Proteins co-encoded in one Gemmatimonadota bacterium genomic window:
- a CDS encoding metal-sensitive transcriptional regulator has protein sequence MPLPIAPTLTQEAARRLARIEGQVRGLRQMVAEDRYCVDVLQQIAAVHEALRGVGKLMVQRYLENCATEGIRSNDAAERQETYEELLKVIYRFVR, from the coding sequence ATGCCGCTGCCCATCGCGCCCACGCTGACGCAGGAGGCCGCGCGGCGCCTGGCCCGGATCGAGGGGCAGGTGCGGGGGCTGCGCCAGATGGTGGCGGAGGACCGCTACTGCGTGGACGTGCTGCAGCAGATCGCCGCGGTGCACGAAGCGCTGCGCGGCGTGGGCAAGCTGATGGTTCAGAGGTACCTGGAGAACTGCGCCACGGAGGGGATCCGCTCGAACGATGCGGCGGAGCGGCAGGAGACGTACGAGGAGCTGCTCAAGGTGATCTACCGGTTTGTGCGATAG